In the Nicotiana tabacum cultivar K326 chromosome 16, ASM71507v2, whole genome shotgun sequence genome, one interval contains:
- the LOC107813533 gene encoding uncharacterized protein LOC107813533 yields the protein MSQIAVVDKKTFNYLMEEPPGRWARSHCPRRRYDMLTTNIVESMNNVLRRARELPLLTMMDFIQEKLQSWFYERRTIAEGIFREISTWAEATLEEKIKPTFTFRVLPIDRLKFNVKEGGMEFIVDLDKRTCDCCQFQLDEIPCEHAIDSIYQKKSAFCSAYYSRDFWLKTYEGQVNSIGDSSTWVIPETIKSEITKPPDAKVMLGRRQKNRHVYGTEFKKEPRCGCCKQYGHNRTNCTNSAVVHPYARNTGKKMIDYIQ from the coding sequence ATGTCCCAAATAGCTGTTGTTGATAAGAAAACATTTAATTATTTGATGGAGGAACCACCAGGAAGGTGGGCTCGTTCACATTGTCCGAGAAGACGATATGATATGTTAACAACAAATATTGTTGAGTCAATGAATAATGTATTGAGACGTGCAAGAGAATTGCCACTTTTAACAATGATGGATTTCATACAAGAAAAGTTGCAAAGCTGGTTCTATGAAAGAAGGACAATTGCAGAAGGAATATTCCGTGAGATATCAACTTGGGCAGAAGCAACATTGGAAGAAAAAATTAAACCAACTTTTACATTTAGAGTATTGCCCATTGATCGACTCAAATTCAATGTGAAAGAAGGGGGTATGGAATTTATTGTTGATCTAGacaaaagaacatgtgattgtTGTCAATTTCAGCTAGATGAAATACCCTGTGAACATGCAATTGACAGTATATATCAAAAGAAATCGGCCTTTTGCTCAGCCTATTATTCAAGGGACTTTTGGTTGAAAACATATGAAGGGCAAGTAAATTCTATAGGTGATTCATCGACATGGGTTATACCAGAAACTATTAAATCAGAAATCACTAAGCCTCCAGATGCAAAAGTAATGCTAGGAAGAAGACAGAAGAATCGACATGTTTACGGTACAGAATTCAAGAAGGAACCAAGATGTGGTTGCTGCAAACAATATGGGCATAACAGAACAAATTGCACAAATTCTGCTGTAGTTcatccttatgcaagaaataCAGGAAAAAAAATGATTGATTATATACAATAA